The Pagrus major chromosome 17, Pma_NU_1.0 genome includes a region encoding these proteins:
- the LOC141012171 gene encoding lysosomal thioesterase PPT2-like codes for MKTSRGSPVSLLLLQLQLLQLLTGVCVDGYKPVIIVHGIFDGPRELRNLSLNINKVHPGTEVTTIDLYDNMASLKPLWKQVQGFRKAIDSIMKKAPDGVHLLCFSQGGLICRALLYTMPDHNVDTFISLSSPQAGQYGDTDYLRWVFPDCMKKTVFRICYNRIGQKVSICDYWNDPHQRPRYLKGNGFLPLLDGDKPHNDMKAWRGNFLRINKLVLIGGPDDGVITPWQSSHFGFYDSNENIVEMRNQEFYKNDTFGLKTLDARGDVTMCVHSGVKHVQWHSNFTVFMSCMEKWLT; via the exons ATGAAGACCAGCCGAGGATCACCggtgtccctgctgctgctgcagctgcagctgctgcagctgctgacagGGGTTTGTGTTGACGGATACAAGCCTGTCATCATCGTGCATGGCATCTTTGACGGACCCAGGGAGCTCAGAAATCTGTCTCTCAACATAAACAAG GTGCATCCAGGCACTGAGGTGACCACGATCGACTTGTACGACAACATGGCCAGTCTGAAGCCGCTGTGGAAGCAGGTCCAAGGCTTCAGGAAGGCCATCGACTCCATCATGAAGAAGGCTCCCGATGGCGTCCATCTTCTGTGCTTTTCACAAG gtGGTCTTATTTGTCGAGCACTTCTCTACACGATGCCAGACCACAACGTCGACACCTTCATTTCGCTGTCGTCACCGCAGGCCGGACAATACGGAG ACACAGACTACCTGCGGTGGGTGTTTCCTGACTGCATGAAGAAGACAGTGTTCCGTATTTGCTACAACAGAATTGGACAGAAAGTGTCTATTTGCGACTACTGGAACG ACCCTCACCAAAGGCCCCGCTACCTGAAAGGCAACGGCTTTCTGCCGCTGCTCGATGGCGACAAACCTCACAACGACATGAAAG CATGGAGGGGAAACTTCCTGCGCATCAACAAGCTCGTGCTGATTGGAGGACCAGACGATGGCGTCATCACACCATGGCAGTCCAG CCACTTTGGATTCTATGACAGCAACGAAAATATTGTAGAAATGAGGAACCAGGAG TTTTACAAGAATGACACGTTTGGGCTGAAGACGCTGGACGCTCGTGGGGACGTTACGATGTGCGTTCACTCCGGAGTGAAGCACGTTCAGTGGCACTCCAACTTCACAGTGTTCATGAGCTGCATGGAGAAGTGGCTCACATGA
- the dhx16 gene encoding pre-mRNA-splicing factor ATP-dependent RNA helicase DHX16, translating to MANLEQWVNDRLHDILGLSDRYVSQFMIGTARKASSSQDLVHRLEQTGTIDIDPSVIAFAEELFDKIPRKQVVEKPARALEREAIEMDKRNRTYTLLEDSESDGDTVKEKQKGKKKSKDKDKGNKRKHIRQKKESESSSEEEAPKRGNSGQKSDKKDEEEEEEWEKEERERQQDIEERDAFAERVKQKDKDKTRNITERTDKKAYEEAQKRLKLAEDDQKNMLPELRKRSRWDYLKKRESEKLEDLEAEIHDDEYLFATDELTERERKELEYKRTLRDLAKDYKKAGAREQEERKNRYYMPEEKRSKEVPQRDLELEETPMELGGEQGRWEEERLKTASLSFGAKREREQGMRREQERYELILEEDEMIDFVSTAITMKGTRAEKDQEAPSLSQAELNKKSMQEVRRSLPIFPYREDLLAAISEHQILVIEGETGSGKTTQIPQYLLEDGYTQGGMKIGCTQPRRVAAMSVAARVAQEMSVKLGNEVGYSIRFEDCTSERTVLKYMTDGMLLREFLTEPDLASYSVVIIDEAHERTLHTDILFGLIKDIARFRPDLKVLVASATLDTERFSCFFDDAPVFRIPGRRFPVDIFYTKAPEADYLEACVVSVLQIHVTQAPGDCLVFLTGQEEIEACCEMLQERCRRLGSKIAELLVLPIYANLPSDMQAKIFNPTPPGARKVVVATNIAETSLTIDGIIYVIDPGFCKQKSYNARTGMESLIVTPCSRASANQRAGRAGRVAAGKCFRLYTAWAFKHEMEETTVPEIQRTNLGNVVLLLKSLGINDLIHFDFMDPPPHETLVLALEQLYALGALNHLGELTKLGRRMAELPVDPMLSKMILASEQYKCSNEVLTIAAMLSVNNSIFYRPKDKVVHADNARMNFVVPGGDHLVLLNVYTQWVESGYSTQWCYENFIQFRSMRRARDVRDQLEGLMDRIEVEVVSSDGDNLPIRKSVTAGYFYHTARLSKGGYKTVKHQQTVYVHPNSSLFEEQPRWLIYHELVFTTKEFMRQVIEIESGWLLEVAPHYYKSKELEDSSSKKMPRKQGKTKEELG from the exons ATGGCCAATCTAGAGCAGTGGGTGAACGACCGTCTCCATGACATCCTCGGGTTGAGTGACAGATATGTGTCTCAATTCATGATCGGCACTGCACGGAAAGCATCGAGTTCTCAGGACTTAGTGCATCGTCTCGAGCAGACTGGCACGATTGACATCGACCCAAGTGTCATTGCCTTTGCGGAGGAGCTCTTTGACAAG ATTCCTCGCAAGCAGGTTGTTGAGAAACCGGCGCGGGCGCTGGAGCGGGAAGCCATTGAAATGGACAAGAGGAATCGGACATACACGTTATTGGAGGACAGCGAAAGTGATGGGGACACTGTGAAGGAGAAGcagaaagggaaaaagaaaagcaaagacaagGACAAAGGAAACAAGAGGAAGCACATcagacagaagaaagagagcGAGTCTTCAAGTGAAGAGGAAGCACCTAAAAG GGGTAATTCAGGCCAAAAGTCTGACAagaaagatgaggaggaagaggaagagtgggagaaggaagagagagagcgacagcAGGACATCGAAGAGAGAGATGCTTTTGCTGAGCGAGTGaagcagaaagacaaagacaagacCCGTAACATAACCGAGAGGACTGACAAAAAG gctTATGAGGAAGCTCAGAAGAGGCTGAAGTTGGCTGAAGATGATCAGAAGAATATG TTGCCAGAGTTGAGGAAGCGCTCTCGGTGGGATTATCTAAAGAAGCGAGAGTCAGAGAAGCTGGAGGACCTGGAGGCAGAGATCCATGACGATGAGTACCTTTTCGCTACAGACGAGCtcactgagagggagagaaaggagttGGAATACAAACGCACCCTTCGGGACCTGGCTAAAGATTACAAAAAGGCCGGTGCTAGggaacaggaggagaggaagaacagGTACTACATGCcggaagagaagagaagcaaG GAGGTGCCCCAGAGGGACCTGGAGCTGGAGGAAACTCCAATGGAGCTGGGAGGAGAGCAAGGCcgctgggaggaggagaggctgaagACGGCATCCCTCAGCTTCGGGGCCAAGAGGGAGCGAGAGCAAGGCATGAGGCGCGAGCAGGAGAGATACGAGCTGATCCTGGAGGAGGATGAGATGATCGACTTTGTCAGCACCGCCATAACCATGAAGGGAACTCGGGCGGAAAAG GATCAGGAGGCCCCGTCTCTGTCCCAGGCGGAGCTGAACAAAAAGTCCATGCAGGAGGTGCGACGCAGCCTTCCCATCTTCCCCTACAGAGAGGACCTGCTGGCTGCCATCAGCGAGCACCAGATCCTCGTCATTGAGGGAGAGACGGGCTCCGGAAAGACCACCCAGATCCCACAGTACCTCTTGGAAGAT GGCTACACTCAAGGAGGCATGAAGATCGGATGTACACAGCCTCGCAGGGTGGCAGCCATGTCAGTCGCAGCCAGAGTGGCACAGGAAATGAGTGTGAAGCTTGGGAATGAG GTGGGATACAGTATTCGTTTTGAGGACTGCACGTCAGAGAGAACTGTGCTCAAGTACATGACAGACGGCATGCTGCTCAGGGAGTTTCTCACCGAGCCCGACCTCGCCAGCTACAG TGTGGTCATCATAGATGAGGCCCACGAGCGAACGCTCCACACAGACATCCTGTTCGGTCTGATTAAGGACATCGCCAGGTTCAGACCGGACCTGAAGGTGCTGGTGGCCAGCGCCACTCTGGACACAGAGCGCTTCTCCTGCTTCTTTGACGACGCGCCTGTCTTCAGGATCCCCGGCAGGAGGTTCCCCGTCGATATCTTCTACACAAAA GCTCCGGAGGCAGACTACCTGGAAGCTTGTGTGGTGTCAGTGCTGCAGATCCACGTCACCCAGGCTCCTGGAGACTGTCTGGTCTTCCTCACTGGACAG GAGGAGATCGAAGCGTGTTGCGAGATGCTCCAAGAGCGATGCAGGCGGCTTGGATCGAAGATAGCTGAGCTGCTGGTCCTCCCTATCTACGCCAACCTGCCATCAGACATGCAGGCGAAGATCTTCAACCCAACTCCACCCGGAGCCCGTAAG GTGGTGGTGGCTACCAATATAGCAGAAACCTCGCTGACCATAGATGGCATCATTTACGTCATTGACCCAGGCTTCTGCAAACAGAAGAGTTACAACGCCCGCACCGGCATGGAGTCACTCATCGTCACGCCCTGCTCACGG GCTTCAGCCAACCAGAGAGCGGGCCGTGCAGGCAGAGTGGCTGCTGGGAAATGTTTCAGGCTTTACACAGCCTGGGCCTTTAAACATGAGATGGAGGAAACAACTGTCCCTGAGATTCAGAGGACCAACTTGGGAAATGTAGTCCTTCTGCTGAAGAGTTTAG GCATCAACGACCTGATTCACTTTGACTTCATGGACCCACCTCCTCATGAGACTCTGGTCTTAGCGCTGGAGCAGCTATATGCCCTGGGAGCACTTAACCACCTGGGAGAGCTCACCAAG CTGGGTCGCAGGATGGCTGAGCTACCGGTGGACCCGATGTTGAGCAAGATGATCCTGGCCTCCGAGCA GTACAAGTGTTCCAACGAAGTGTTGACAATAGCGGCCATGCTGTCGGTGAACAACTCTATTTTCTACCGGCCCAAAGACAAGGTGGTGCACGCCGACAACGCCAGAATGAACTTTGTGGTGCCAGGGGGAGACCACCTGGTGCTGCTCAACGTCTACACACAG TGGGTGGAGAGCGGTTACTCCACACAGTGGTGCTATGAGAACTTCATCCAGTTCCGCTCCATGAGAAGAGCCCGGGATGTCAGGGACCAGCTGGAGGGTCTGATGGATCGTATTGAGGTGGAGGTGGTCAGCAGCGATGGAGACAACTTGCCCATTCGCAAG TCGGTGACGGCAGGATATTTCTACCACACGGCGCGACTGAGCAAAGGCGGCTACAAGACCGTGAAGCACCAGCAGACGGTCTACGTCCACCCCAACAGCTCTCTGTTCGAGGAGCAGCCCCGCTGGCTCATCTACCACGAGCTGGTCTTCACCACCAAGGAGTTCATGAGACAG gTCATTGAGATAGAGAGCGGCTGGCTGCTTGAAGTGGCACCGCACTACTACAAGAGCAAAGAGCTggaggacagcagcagcaagaagatGCCCCGCAAGCAGggcaaaacaaaagaggagcTGGGCTGA
- the rnf183 gene encoding E3 ubiquitin-protein ligase RNF183 produces the protein MSDDRERRRSEGSRGQSNGSRQAPNVKPKLNQKEKNSKEDQWKNQKPSKVRRSRSTDSERGERGRRRERDRYQGERRQRGRSEEARRRDRKEGESDRRRPPADDVEDTECAVCFCTYDNVFRTPKLLACGHTFCLECLARINVTSPELKTLTCPVCRELTELPHGRDLPRLGNNEDIIGKLPANMQRALSIRFKRSKGKLLLKNPPPSSPTKPSILTLPKKSQEGQVTAGGDHNLVAMEEGIAPTTVVDVGRPPNRVRGRLRRLFRSDQCYYTVVGSIITITVALMLVGILAFVIIPNVGIHHRPVPQGNQTLQTPPGSAGLISAP, from the coding sequence ATGAGCGACGACAGGGAGAGACGCAGGTCCGAGGGAAGCCGGGGCCAGAGCAACGGTTCCCGGCAGGCCCCCAACGTCAAACCCAAACTCAAccagaaagaaaagaacagcAAGGAGGACCAGTGGAAGAACCAGAAGCCTTCAAAAGTGAGGAGATCGAGGAGCACGGACTCGGAGAGGGGGGaaagaggcaggaggagagaacGGGACCGGTAccagggagagaggaggcagagagggaggagtgaGGAGGCCCGGAGACGAGacaggaaagagggagagagcgacCGGAGGAGGCCCCCTGCAGACGATGTGGAGGACACTGAGTGCGCTGTGTGCTTCTGCACATACGATAACGTCTTCAGGACCCCAAAGCTGCTGGCGTGCGGGCACACCTTCTGCCTGGAGTGCCTCGCTCGCATCAACGTGACCTCACCCGAGCTCAAGACCCTGACATGCCCCGTGTGTCGGGAGCTGACCGAGCTCCCCCACGGCCGGGACCTGCCCCGCCTGGGCAACAATGAGGACATCATCGGCAAACTCCCGGCAAACATGCAGAGGGCACTGTCCATCCGCTTCAAGCGCAGTAAGGGCAAACTGCTCCTGAAGAACCCCCCTCCGAGCAGCCCGACCAAACCCTCTATCCTCACCCTGCCTAAAAAGAGCCAGGAGGGCCAGGTGACGGCAGGTGGTGACCACAACCTGGTAGCGATGGAGGAGGGAATAGCCCCAACCACAGTGGTGGATGTAGGCCGGCCTCCAAACAGGGTCAGAGGTCGCCTGCGCAGGTTGTTCCGCTCGGATCAGTGCTACTACACCGTGGTGGGgtccatcatcaccatcactgtGGCTCTCATGCTGGTGGGGATCCTGGCCTTTGTGATCATACCGAATGTGGGCATTCACCACAGGCCTGTTCCTCAGGGGAACCAAACATTACAAACACCCCCAGGATCTGCAGGTTTAATCAGTGCACCCTGA
- the mgat1a gene encoding alpha-1,3-mannosyl-glycoprotein 2-beta-N-acetylglucosaminyltransferase a, whose protein sequence is MLRKRGSLILCGAFLFITWNAILVLLLRGRPLPGQSSEPGREQRGVAERPTKDVLGDVLRIADTFEAELERQKKILLQIQNHHSQWESPNRDGPKVVAPRQPVIPILVIACNRVTVRRCLDKLLQLRPSAELYPIIVSQDCGHADTAEVIRSYGDKVTHLKQPDLSDIPVQPQHKKFQGYYKISRHYRWALNQVFKTLSHSSVVIVEDDLEVAPDFFEYFRALLPLLKSDPSLWCVSAWNDNGRDGYVDPGKANLLYRTDFFPGLGWMLVKEVWEELEPKWPASFWDDWMRQPEQRRNRACIRPEISRTLTFGRQGVSLGQFYDKYLRYIKLNTEFVPFSKLDLGYLNEETYRKAFEEEVYSAPVVTYEDVKQGKLKGSGPFRLQYSRKDSFKVMAKNLGIMDDLKSGVPRTGYRGVVSFISRGQRIYLAPPPGWTKYDTSWS, encoded by the exons ATGCTCCGCAAGAGAGGCTCTCTCATTCTTTGTGGCGCGTTCCTGTTTATCACCTGGAACGCCATACTGGTTCTTCTGCTGCGAGGCAGACCCCTGCCCGGCCAGTCGAGCGAACCTGGCCGAGAGCAGAGAGGAGTGGCTGAAAGGCCCACCAAGGATGTGCTGGGAGATGTGCTTCGAATCGCAGACACGTTCGAAGCGGAGCTCGAAAGGCAGAAAAAGATCCTGCTGCAGATCCAGAATCATCATTCACAGTGGGAGTCACCAAACAGAGATGGGCCAAAGGTTGTCGCCCCCCGTCAGCCCGTCATTCCTATCCTGGTTATCGCCTGTAACAGGGTCACGGTGAGGCGCTGCTTGGACAAACTCCTGCAGTTGCGACCTTCAGCAGAGCTTTACCCAATCATAGTGAGTCAGGACTGTGGGCACGCAGACACCGCCGAGGTTATTCGCTCTTACGGAGACAAAGTTACTCATCTGAAACAGCCGGACCTGTCGGATATTCCTGTGCAACCGCAGCACAAGAAGTTTCAGGGTTACTACAAAATCTCCAGGCATTACCGCTGGGCCCTCAACCAAGTGTTCAAGACCCTTTCTCATTCCTCTGTTGTGATTGTGGAGGATGATCTGGAG GTGGCGCCAGACTTCTTTGAGTACTTCCGAGCCTTGCTGCCACTTCTGAAATCCGACCCCAGTCTGTGGTGTGTGTCAGCTTGGAACGACAATGGCAGGGACGGCTATGTGGATCCGGGAAAAGCTAACCTGCTCTACCGGACAGACTTCTTTCCCGGTCTGGGTTGGATGCTCGTTAAGGAGGTGTGGGAGGAGCTGGAGCCAAAGTGGCCCGCTTCATTCTGGGACGACTGGATGCGTCAGCCAGAGCAGCGCCGCAACCGTGCCTGTATACGCCCCGAGATCTCGAGAACTTTGACCTTTGGCCGGCAAGGCGTAAGTCTGGGTCAGTTTTATGACAAGTACCTGCGTTACATTAAACTGAATACCGAATTTGTGCCTTTCAGCAAGTTAGACCTGGGTTACTTGAACGAGGAGACGTACAGAAAAGCTTTTGAGGAAGAAGTTTACAGTGCTCCCGTGGTTACATATGAAGATGTTAAGCAGGGGAAGCTAAAAGGATCTGGGCCCTTCCGCCTTCAATACTCAAGAAAGGACAGTTTCAAAGTGATGGCCAAAAACCTGGGCATCATGGATGACTTGAAGTCCGGAGTACCCAGAACAGGGTACAGAGGGGTCGTCAGTTTTATCTCAAGAGGACAGAGAATCTACTTAGCCCCTCCTCCAGGATGGACCAAGTATGATACCAGCTGGAGCTGA
- the sh3bp5la gene encoding SH3-binding domain protein 5-like, a: protein MEPGDLRESPAGSGESDGGDWREGIPGGDEEVKAAETNGNTLEPARRDTCEEGESDKQKCVGEQLHSPYEEELDPRIQEELEHLNEASAEINRLELQLDDARSGYRKILTESARKLNAQSSQLGGCIEKARPYYEARRLAKEAQQETQKAALSYERAVSMHTAAREMVYVAEQGLMADGKNTLDPTWQEMLNHATSKVNEAEEERLRSEREHMRVTHACQEAEARVQMLQKSLKRVIVKSKPYFELKAQFNHILEENKAKVLQLEQQVAKVKTRYSIALRNLEQISEQIHAQRGRDQAEGGCPTVCGGRSPPVGAESDIRVKTEVGACSAGAAGSDRVDAAIDLVEKYKEKENEKERERERAGSDSLSVFSLQTIASDLEKYDSIEHLGNLSDVGSVTGDEGEKERGGVIDRRDKLAETSAKERQQQFYKQHHRSFSL from the exons ATGGAGCCAGGCGACTTGCGAGAGAGCCCCGCCGGGTCTGGGGAGTCGGATGGGGGGGATTGGAGGGAGGGTATTCCCGGCGGGGATGAGGAAGTCAAAGCTGCTGAAACTAATGGAAACACGCTTGAACCGGCGCGCAGGGACACCTGCGAGGAGGGCGAGAGCGACAAACAGAAATGCGTGGGAGAGCAACTACACAGCCCCTACGAGGAGGAGCTGGACCCCAGGATCCAG GAAGAGTTGGAGCATCTCAATGAAGCCAGTGCTGAAATCAACAGACTAGAACTGCAGTTGGAT GATGCCAGATCAGGCTACCGGAAGATCCTCACAGAGTCCGCCAGGAAGCTCAATGCTCAGAGCTCTCAGCTTGGTGGCTGTATAGAGAAAGCAAGACCCTACTATGAAGCTCGTCGCCTTGCGAAAGAG GCGCAGCAGGAGACCCAGAAGGCAGCTTTGAGCTACGAGAGAGCCGTTTCTATGCACACAGCCGCCAGGGAGATGGTCTATGTGGCAGAGCAGGGCCTGATGGCTGATGGGAAGAACACCCTGGATCCCACCTGGCAGGAGATGCTCAACCACGCTACCTCCAAG GTGAACGAAGCCGAGGAGGAGCGGCTCCGCAGTGAGAGGGAGCACATGCGAGTCACGCATGCCTGTCAGGAGGCTGAGGCTCGAGTTCAGATGCTGCAAAAGTCCCTTAAAAGAGTGATCGTGAAATCCAAACCTTACTTTGAGCTCAAGGCCCAGTTCAACCACATACTGGAG GAAAACAAGGCCAAAGTGCTACAGCTGGAACAGCAGGTAGCCAAAGTGAAGACCCGCTATTCCATTGCTCTACGAAACCTGGAACAAATCAGCGAACAAATCCACGCTCAGAGAGGACGGGACCAGGCAGAGGGAGGATGCCCCACTGTCTGCGGCGGGCGGAGCCCCCCCGTGGGAGCCGAGTCCGACATCAGAGTGAAGACAGAAGTTGGAGCCTGCAGCGCCGGTGCAGCGGGGTCAGATCGAGTAGATGCAGCCATCGACCTGGTGGAGAAGTACAAAGAGAAGGAGAacgagaaggagagggagagggagcggGCGGGGTCGGATTCCCTTTCAGTCTTCAGCCTGCAGACCATCGCTTCCGACTTGGAGAAATATGACTCCATCGAGCACCTCGGGAACCTCAGCGATGTTGGGAGCGTAACGGGGGatgagggggagaaagagagaggcggAGTGATCGATAGAAGAGACAAGCTGGCGGAAACATCCGCCAAAGAGCGCCAGCAGCAATTCTATAAGCAGCACCACCGAAGCTTCAGTTTGTGA